The following coding sequences are from one Lysinibacillus sp. FSL W8-0992 window:
- a CDS encoding Rpn family recombination-promoting nuclease/putative transposase — protein MEYQVLSRIPLKNLMDLKIDFAFKHLFGSERNKQLTIVFLNAILNWTGSNKIKEITFINHEVGGEYKEDKQSRLDIVVKTEKEDIINIEIQLANKNDMFKRTLFYWSRLYNLQLQKGKGYYTLNPTITINICDFTLFKDIAHYHSTYHLYEDKTLQRVQKSDDVLEIHFIEMNKFLKAWLMEELNPIEDIIVKWLLLLVMVDGRKQKVYEDIYKVLEELAMKDRNLREAFEAWEELSQDPESIIAYESRVKFMIDEVATLEDAKYHAEQAGIEKGMQEGIQEGIKAIARKMIGKGNSNEEIMELTSLTFEEIQVLRQDVER, from the coding sequence ATGGAGTATCAAGTTCTTAGTCGAATACCACTAAAAAACCTAATGGATTTAAAGATTGATTTTGCTTTTAAGCATCTTTTTGGTAGTGAACGAAATAAACAACTAACAATTGTTTTTCTGAATGCTATATTAAACTGGACAGGTAGCAACAAAATAAAAGAAATAACGTTTATCAACCATGAAGTAGGTGGGGAGTATAAAGAGGATAAACAATCCCGCTTAGATATTGTCGTAAAAACAGAAAAAGAAGATATAATTAATATAGAAATACAATTAGCGAATAAAAATGACATGTTCAAACGAACTTTATTTTATTGGTCAAGGCTGTATAATTTGCAGTTACAAAAAGGAAAAGGTTATTATACACTGAATCCAACCATTACTATAAATATTTGTGATTTTACATTGTTCAAAGATATTGCTCATTATCATAGTACGTATCATTTATATGAAGATAAGACTTTACAGCGTGTACAAAAATCAGATGATGTTTTAGAAATTCATTTTATAGAAATGAATAAATTTTTAAAGGCTTGGCTAATGGAAGAACTAAATCCTATTGAAGATATAATCGTAAAATGGTTGCTATTGCTTGTTATGGTAGATGGTCGCAAGCAGAAAGTATATGAAGATATTTATAAAGTATTGGAGGAATTAGCGATGAAAGACAGAAACTTACGTGAAGCGTTTGAAGCGTGGGAAGAACTAAGTCAAGATCCAGAATCCATTATAGCGTACGAATCACGAGTCAAATTTATGATTGACGAAGTGGCAACATTAGAAGATGCAAAATACCATGCAGAACAAGCAGGGATTGAAAAAGGAATGCAAGAAGGCATTCAAGAAGGTATAAAAGCCATTGCAAGAAAGATGATAGGAAAAGGAAATAGCAATGAAGAGATTATGGAGTTAACAAGTTTAACGTTTGAAGAAATTCAAGTGTTAAGACAGGATGTAGAAAGATAG
- a CDS encoding thiolase family protein has translation MSAYIVNGSRTAFGSFGGAFANTTDIDLGVVVVKEALKRSGLMANQIDEIVFGNIIQTTSSSAYLARHIGLKSGLSEDSTALTVNRLCGSGLQAIVSAAQEIELGNIQAAIAGGTENMSQAPQVLRGTRFGSPNKAPIVEDMLWATLYDEVAGCGMGMTAENLAEKYEISREEQDEFSYNSHKRAAEARRSGRFAQEIAPVLVKTRKGMIEITEDEHIREEISMEALAKLKPAFKKDGSVSAGNASGINDGAAAIVLVSEAYLQEHQLKPLAKIVISATAGVDPTIMGIGPAPAIRKLLKKVNLTLEEIGLFELNEAFAAQSLAVLKELGINQEKVNVNGGAVALGHPVGASGARITYSLALEMQKRGVRYGVASLCIGGGQGIAILLENPTV, from the coding sequence ATGTCAGCATATATTGTAAATGGTAGTAGAACAGCATTTGGTTCTTTTGGAGGTGCCTTTGCTAATACAACTGATATCGATCTCGGTGTTGTCGTTGTAAAAGAAGCATTAAAACGTTCAGGACTTATGGCAAATCAGATTGACGAAATTGTGTTTGGTAATATTATTCAAACAACAAGTTCTTCGGCATATTTAGCGCGACACATCGGATTAAAAAGTGGTTTATCGGAGGACAGTACTGCACTTACGGTTAATCGTTTATGTGGGTCGGGCTTACAAGCAATTGTTTCAGCAGCACAAGAAATTGAACTTGGAAATATTCAAGCGGCAATTGCTGGAGGTACAGAAAATATGAGCCAAGCACCCCAAGTATTACGAGGTACACGCTTTGGATCGCCCAATAAAGCACCAATCGTAGAAGATATGTTGTGGGCGACTTTATATGATGAGGTCGCAGGATGTGGTATGGGGATGACGGCTGAAAACTTAGCGGAGAAATATGAAATATCACGTGAAGAACAAGATGAGTTCTCCTACAACTCACATAAACGTGCAGCGGAAGCTCGTCGTTCAGGTCGTTTTGCACAGGAAATTGCACCAGTATTAGTAAAGACACGTAAAGGTATGATTGAGATAACTGAGGATGAACATATACGCGAGGAGATTTCGATGGAAGCCCTAGCAAAACTAAAACCGGCATTTAAAAAAGACGGCTCAGTATCAGCAGGGAACGCAAGTGGTATTAATGACGGTGCCGCAGCAATCGTTCTTGTATCGGAAGCTTACTTACAGGAGCATCAGTTAAAGCCATTAGCAAAAATCGTCATTTCCGCAACGGCAGGTGTTGATCCAACAATTATGGGAATTGGCCCAGCTCCAGCGATTCGTAAATTATTGAAAAAAGTAAATTTAACATTAGAAGAAATCGGATTGTTTGAACTAAATGAAGCATTCGCTGCACAGTCATTAGCAGTTTTAAAGGAGTTAGGTATTAATCAAGAAAAAGTGAATGTCAATGGCGGAGCAGTAGCACTTGGGCATCCAGTCGGTGCAAGTGGTGCGCGTATTACTTACTCGCTTGCATTAGAAATGCAAAAACGAGGTGTTAGATACGGCGTAGCAAGCTTATGCATTGGCGGCGGACAAGGCATTGCTATTTTACTAGAAAATCCAACAGTGTAG
- a CDS encoding 3-hydroxybutyrate dehydrogenase, which produces MRNILVTGAGGGLGSAMVEKFVTEGDYVFAADVKLEAAQAVADLYPGKVEAVELDVSNTNSVQQVINRICENHELHVLVNNAGLQYRARIEDFPEDQWDLLQSVMLKGPFLMTKYVFPYMKKQKHGRIVNISSVHGELATPEKVAYVAAKHGVIGLTRVASLEGAAHGITVNAILPGPVKTPLLVKQLKDLEESRGMTEAEALTEIVYPKQAMQRFITAEEIADSVYFISSKHATAITGEALNVSGGM; this is translated from the coding sequence ATGCGTAATATTTTAGTGACTGGTGCAGGTGGAGGTCTAGGATCAGCAATGGTGGAGAAGTTTGTCACTGAAGGAGATTACGTATTCGCTGCCGATGTAAAGTTAGAAGCTGCACAGGCAGTAGCTGACTTATATCCAGGGAAGGTTGAAGCAGTTGAATTAGATGTTTCAAATACAAATTCAGTTCAGCAAGTAATAAATCGTATTTGTGAAAATCACGAACTCCATGTGCTAGTGAATAATGCGGGCTTACAATACCGTGCTAGAATTGAAGATTTTCCAGAAGATCAGTGGGATTTACTTCAAAGTGTCATGCTAAAAGGACCGTTCTTAATGACGAAATATGTATTCCCGTATATGAAAAAGCAAAAACATGGTCGGATAGTTAATATTTCTTCGGTTCATGGTGAACTAGCAACACCCGAAAAAGTGGCATATGTTGCAGCAAAGCACGGTGTAATTGGTTTAACACGTGTAGCATCACTTGAAGGTGCCGCGCATGGGATTACGGTAAATGCTATTCTACCTGGACCAGTGAAAACACCTTTACTTGTGAAACAATTAAAAGATCTTGAAGAAAGTAGAGGTATGACTGAAGCAGAGGCATTAACCGAAATTGTATATCCGAAGCAAGCAATGCAACGTTTTATTACAGCTGAAGAAATTGCAGATAGTGTATACTTCATTTCTTCAAAACATGCAACGGCTATAACTGGCGAAGCACTTAATGTTTCGGGTGGGATGTAA
- a CDS encoding 3-hydroxyacyl-CoA dehydrogenase family protein, translating into MIQKIGVIGSGTMGFGIAFQFITNGISVVLQDINEESLRLASEKLNTYLTIFREEGTVFEDSDKTIVDRLTFTTKIEELADCDLVIESATENLELKQKIFKQLDEVCADHTILTSNTSSLKLSEIVRYVEKRKDKVMLTHFFNPAHIVPLVELLKGPDTKQETYDEVDTLMKKVGKVTIKVRVEVPGLVANRIQVALAREALALLEDGVVSEQDLEKAIFAGPGFRFASSGLLKIIDFGGLDVWGIVLDQLQPAIESKVRSYSVIKDKTEQGYLGVKASKGFFEYPGKGLDEYVIERDRSLIQQLKTFTTIQRGIEHA; encoded by the coding sequence ATGATTCAAAAAATTGGGGTTATAGGATCTGGAACAATGGGATTTGGTATTGCTTTTCAATTTATCACAAATGGAATATCTGTTGTTTTACAAGATATTAACGAAGAATCTCTACGATTAGCTAGTGAAAAACTGAATACGTATCTGACAATTTTCAGGGAAGAGGGGACAGTGTTCGAAGATTCGGATAAAACGATTGTTGATCGTTTAACATTTACTACAAAAATAGAAGAGCTTGCTGATTGTGATTTAGTCATAGAATCTGCCACGGAAAATCTTGAGCTTAAGCAGAAAATTTTTAAGCAGCTTGATGAGGTTTGTGCTGATCATACAATTTTAACATCAAATACTTCAAGCTTAAAACTTTCAGAAATCGTTCGTTATGTAGAGAAGCGAAAAGATAAAGTGATGTTAACACATTTTTTTAACCCTGCGCATATTGTACCGCTTGTGGAGCTGCTTAAAGGTCCTGATACTAAGCAAGAGACATACGATGAAGTTGACACATTAATGAAAAAAGTGGGCAAAGTGACAATTAAAGTTCGTGTTGAAGTACCAGGCTTAGTAGCAAATCGTATTCAAGTAGCGTTAGCACGTGAAGCATTAGCATTGTTAGAAGACGGTGTTGTGTCAGAACAGGATTTAGAAAAGGCAATATTCGCAGGTCCAGGTTTCCGATTTGCCTCCAGTGGTTTATTGAAAATTATCGATTTTGGTGGATTGGATGTTTGGGGCATAGTACTGGATCAATTACAGCCAGCAATTGAATCTAAGGTTCGCTCGTATAGTGTGATTAAGGATAAAACTGAACAAGGCTACCTAGGTGTCAAAGCTTCTAAAGGTTTCTTTGAATATCCTGGAAAAGGTTTAGATGAATACGTAATCGAGCGTGATCGGTCATTAATTCAACAACTAAAAACATTTACTACTATTCAAAGGGGGATTGAACATGCGTAA
- a CDS encoding GntP family permease, translated as MWSLITITISLILLIVLALRGFSIIIIAPVVSLFVMVTNGFPILETFQETYMTGFINYVRNYFLIFLFAAMFGKLMDDSGAARQIANLLLRIIGKDSKYKVLVAIMVICAFLTYGGISLFVVIFAVLPIAKPLFKELDIPWHLFMAAFFTGIGTFTMTMLPGTPSVQNIIPTNYLGTTVTAAPLLGIIAAVFVIAINLWYMKFALKRSEQRKETYAGMTNPDNNGKDGIKDIYEGRSLPNAFLSLIPPIALLIALNIFKVEIIYTLMGVVLLTTVLFWKYIEVKKNTLNEGAVSAVLPIINTSADVGYGSVIAITTGFSIFNEAMAQIPGSPLISLFLATTALAGITGSSSGGLGIAMEALSSTYLKMGLNPDAMHRVAAIASGGLDSLPHNGAVITILVASKLTHKDAYKHIFVVSVIAPLIASIPMLIAAILLY; from the coding sequence ATGTGGAGTTTAATTACGATTACAATTTCATTAATATTATTAATCGTATTAGCACTAAGAGGATTTAGTATTATCATTATTGCTCCAGTTGTAAGCTTATTCGTTATGGTGACGAATGGGTTTCCGATTTTAGAAACGTTCCAAGAAACGTACATGACTGGTTTTATCAATTACGTTCGAAATTATTTTCTAATTTTTTTATTTGCAGCAATGTTCGGTAAGCTAATGGATGATAGTGGAGCGGCTCGTCAAATCGCCAATCTTTTACTTCGAATTATCGGAAAAGATAGTAAATATAAAGTGTTAGTAGCAATTATGGTTATCTGTGCGTTCTTAACGTATGGTGGTATAAGTTTATTCGTAGTTATTTTCGCAGTATTACCAATAGCAAAGCCATTATTCAAAGAGTTAGATATTCCGTGGCATCTATTTATGGCAGCGTTTTTTACAGGGATTGGGACCTTTACAATGACGATGTTACCAGGAACCCCTTCTGTACAGAACATTATCCCAACAAACTACCTTGGTACAACGGTTACAGCAGCTCCATTATTAGGGATTATCGCAGCCGTTTTTGTTATTGCGATAAACCTATGGTATATGAAATTTGCGTTAAAACGTTCAGAACAACGCAAGGAAACTTATGCAGGTATGACAAACCCAGATAATAATGGCAAAGATGGTATTAAAGATATTTACGAGGGCCGTTCATTACCAAATGCATTTTTAAGTTTAATTCCGCCAATTGCCTTGTTAATCGCTCTGAATATCTTCAAAGTTGAAATCATTTACACGCTAATGGGCGTTGTATTATTAACAACGGTATTGTTCTGGAAATACATTGAAGTCAAGAAAAATACACTTAACGAAGGCGCTGTATCAGCGGTACTGCCAATTATTAATACGAGTGCGGATGTTGGGTATGGTTCGGTTATAGCGATTACTACTGGTTTCAGTATTTTTAATGAAGCAATGGCGCAAATTCCAGGTAGTCCGCTTATTTCACTTTTCCTAGCAACTACAGCACTTGCTGGAATTACTGGATCTTCAAGTGGTGGGCTAGGAATTGCAATGGAAGCGCTATCATCGACTTACTTGAAAATGGGGTTAAATCCTGATGCAATGCATAGAGTAGCCGCAATTGCTTCGGGCGGTCTAGACTCGCTACCACATAATGGGGCTGTTATTACAATTTTAGTAGCTTCAAAGTTAACCCATAAGGATGCTTATAAACATATCTTTGTCGTTTCGGTTATTGCACCATTAATTGCAAGTATTCCAATGCTAATAGCAGCAATTTTATTATATTAA
- a CDS encoding CoA-transferase, whose amino-acid sequence MLKLSSREIIAMHIANELKDGDVVNLGVGIPTLVSKYIDDKKIYFQTENGLIGMGPPPHENEQDIDLIDAGKAPVTITPEAAFFDSAFSFAMIRGKHVDVAVLGALEIDCYGEIANWSVPNQPILGVGGAMDLVAGAKKVIVASTLFTKNGSSKLVETLTLDSSGERRVNQLVTEYANFLFQNGEIFIKDIYGDLTFEELESRIGLPLKRKISI is encoded by the coding sequence ATGTTGAAGCTAAGTAGTCGTGAAATAATTGCAATGCATATTGCAAATGAGCTAAAAGATGGCGATGTAGTCAACCTAGGCGTGGGAATTCCAACGCTAGTCTCAAAATATATTGATGATAAAAAGATATATTTCCAAACTGAAAATGGCTTAATTGGCATGGGGCCACCGCCTCATGAAAATGAGCAAGATATAGATTTAATAGATGCCGGGAAAGCTCCTGTCACAATTACGCCAGAAGCAGCTTTTTTTGATAGCGCTTTCTCATTTGCGATGATACGAGGGAAACATGTGGATGTAGCTGTTCTAGGCGCATTGGAGATTGATTGTTATGGCGAAATTGCGAACTGGTCTGTACCGAATCAACCCATTTTAGGTGTCGGTGGCGCAATGGATTTAGTCGCTGGTGCGAAGAAGGTAATTGTAGCAAGTACCCTTTTCACCAAAAATGGTTCTTCTAAACTTGTAGAAACTTTAACGTTGGATTCTAGCGGTGAGCGTCGTGTTAATCAACTTGTTACGGAGTATGCGAACTTTTTATTCCAAAATGGTGAGATTTTCATTAAGGATATTTATGGGGATTTAACATTTGAAGAATTAGAATCACGCATTGGATTACCATTAAAACGAAAAATTAGTATCTAA
- a CDS encoding CoA transferase subunit A — protein sequence MEKLRKAEELEFLFKDSMRLLVGGFGISGTPLTLLDAVAKFEAGNYEVVSNNLGDEGKGLYKVFEAGKIDKAIGSFFTINKEAIMAWSMGNLKIDLMPQGTLAEAIRSGGAGIGGFYTPTGVGTRLAEGKEVREIDGVRYLFEKAIKGDIALIKAAKADKAGNLVYHTTARNFNPIMATAAETVIVEVDEIVEIGELNPEEIITPHIFVDYVIESKYIKQGGTYVEAK from the coding sequence ATGGAAAAGCTGAGAAAAGCTGAAGAGCTAGAATTTTTGTTTAAGGATTCTATGCGTCTATTAGTAGGAGGGTTTGGCATTTCTGGTACACCGTTAACATTATTAGATGCTGTTGCGAAGTTTGAGGCAGGAAATTATGAAGTTGTCAGCAATAATCTTGGGGATGAAGGGAAAGGTCTTTATAAAGTGTTCGAGGCAGGAAAAATCGATAAAGCAATTGGTTCATTTTTCACGATTAACAAAGAAGCTATAATGGCTTGGTCAATGGGAAATTTAAAAATTGATTTAATGCCCCAAGGTACTTTAGCAGAGGCAATTCGTAGTGGGGGTGCTGGCATCGGTGGTTTTTATACGCCAACTGGTGTTGGAACGAGACTAGCAGAAGGAAAGGAAGTTCGAGAGATTGATGGTGTTCGTTATTTATTTGAGAAGGCAATCAAAGGGGATATTGCCCTCATTAAAGCCGCGAAAGCCGATAAAGCGGGCAATTTGGTTTATCACACAACTGCAAGAAACTTTAATCCGATAATGGCAACGGCTGCAGAAACAGTCATTGTGGAAGTCGATGAAATCGTTGAAATAGGGGAGCTAAATCCTGAGGAAATTATAACACCCCATATTTTTGTAGATTACGTTATTGAAAGTAAGTACATCAAACAAGGGGGGACCTATGTTGAAGCTAAGTAG
- a CDS encoding TetR/AcrR family transcriptional regulator, whose product MDLENKTTKGIQTQLHIMTVALELFKTLGYDNVSVDRIVKESKTSKGSFYQHFPSKSSIFMMRFMEMDKSYVHIYEELKQQYTLAIERLEAFCLAVFRCIEEEMGKDLMRVIYSAAIISNEHTFFTNENRKLYVILHQIIEEGKEDQSIRHFDSTEKFFQMIVQSLMGAIYYWGLQLDNAKLEDLGKPLINQLITSLRN is encoded by the coding sequence ATGGATTTAGAGAATAAAACAACAAAAGGCATTCAAACACAACTTCATATCATGACCGTAGCACTTGAATTATTTAAAACACTTGGCTACGATAATGTTTCTGTGGATCGAATTGTCAAGGAAAGTAAAACATCAAAGGGGTCCTTTTATCAACATTTCCCATCTAAATCAAGCATTTTCATGATGCGTTTTATGGAAATGGACAAAAGCTATGTACATATCTATGAGGAATTGAAGCAACAATATACTTTAGCAATAGAACGACTGGAAGCCTTCTGTCTAGCTGTATTCCGTTGTATTGAGGAAGAGATGGGAAAGGATTTAATGCGGGTTATTTACTCCGCAGCCATCATAAGTAATGAGCATACTTTTTTCACAAATGAAAATCGTAAACTGTATGTCATTCTTCACCAAATAATTGAAGAAGGAAAAGAAGATCAATCAATTCGACACTTTGATTCTACGGAAAAATTTTTTCAGATGATTGTACAAAGTTTGATGGGAGCCATTTATTATTGGGGTTTGCAGTTAGATAATGCAAAATTAGAGGATTTAGGAAAACCCTTAATAAATCAGCTCATAACAAGTCTTCGAAACTAG
- a CDS encoding YczE/YyaS/YitT family protein, translating into MQNESVLKSDKNSLIKRWIVYIIGIYILSIGVSLAITAGIGISPQSAFQRVFVVHFDWLTQGKANFILECIMLVLAFLVYRKGFKLYHIMGLVASAIFAVFLDFNLSLTFTYLNLPEYWTKFLTLVIGDAFLAFGVFLMLQSKVVLMPIDNFVNAVQLRTGFKWGNVKTCFDLTLLALALIFGLILAGKIMFIREGTVLNAILVGQYIKLFTYMYKRNKEKKGFEITQPIAK; encoded by the coding sequence ATGCAAAATGAAAGCGTTTTAAAATCCGATAAAAACAGTTTAATAAAAAGATGGATTGTATATATCATTGGAATATATATATTGTCAATTGGTGTTAGTTTAGCAATAACAGCGGGGATTGGCATTTCACCTCAAAGTGCCTTTCAAAGAGTTTTTGTTGTGCATTTTGATTGGTTAACACAGGGAAAGGCAAATTTCATTTTAGAGTGTATCATGTTAGTGTTGGCATTTTTAGTCTACAGAAAGGGTTTTAAGTTATACCATATTATGGGGCTTGTTGCTTCGGCGATATTTGCAGTTTTTTTAGATTTCAATCTATCTCTTACATTTACTTACCTCAATCTTCCTGAGTATTGGACGAAATTTTTAACACTTGTTATTGGAGATGCATTTTTAGCTTTTGGTGTATTCCTTATGCTTCAATCTAAAGTTGTTCTAATGCCTATTGATAATTTCGTTAATGCTGTTCAACTAAGGACTGGATTTAAATGGGGGAATGTTAAAACGTGCTTTGATTTGACTTTACTTGCTTTAGCACTAATCTTCGGTCTTATTTTAGCAGGTAAAATTATGTTTATTCGAGAAGGCACAGTTTTAAACGCTATACTTGTTGGACAATATATTAAACTATTTACTTACATGTACAAAAGAAATAAGGAAAAAAAAGGATTTGAAATTACTCAACCGATAGCAAAATAA
- a CDS encoding amidohydrolase family protein, with product MKQKETNHLEKVRDIYEILNGRMEADLLIKNVNILDVHGETVYQGSLLIYDKRIVALNPDESIAKVKEVFDGQGLYAIPGLIDAHLHFESQLAHPVALGEAMVPNGTTTIFAETLDLLSAAGEDGVRAAQGLFRDYEKLPYRLYAFAPGKKVAASVTEEVLNMEPVIGLGEFEHFTYSKGDEDDFLKASWVREKGGFMNGHWGLTALPDMILNYLPAIGTSNNHDVWNGDDIEKSIRYGFPTQIKFGVGSSEVIKTLLRSIVDRKFPTDNFMLCTDNISIERLLKMGHMDWIISLCTEMGISPIKAIKMATLNTAKSYHMEDQIGSLTPGRFADIVLTDSLSKINPLYVFKDGELIAQGKKLLKKIEIDYSSMCTEGVQGLEDLTPAELDIVPFEVSEDGKKAKVYLFDVYGRGHEKFYQEIWVPIVNGKIIPEYQGEKLSRLSVIQRYADGKRHVVNGLFKGVYIEHGAVATFWSAPSPYFVVVGQESEEMCFCAKEVDKYSGACIVSDDKAIKSVMPLEIYGAMANMTVDELTNSADAIDAALEEMGNRNEGEPVVNKLLSLFISLHRFRIMK from the coding sequence ATGAAACAAAAAGAGACGAATCATCTTGAGAAAGTCCGGGATATTTACGAGATTTTAAACGGTAGAATGGAAGCAGATCTGCTTATTAAAAATGTAAATATTTTGGATGTGCATGGGGAAACGGTCTATCAAGGGTCTTTACTAATCTATGATAAGCGTATTGTAGCTCTAAATCCAGATGAATCAATCGCTAAAGTAAAAGAAGTATTTGATGGACAAGGGCTATACGCTATTCCAGGATTAATAGATGCACATTTGCATTTCGAATCTCAGCTGGCTCATCCAGTAGCCTTGGGCGAAGCAATGGTCCCTAATGGAACAACGACAATATTTGCGGAAACCTTAGACCTTCTAAGTGCAGCTGGTGAGGATGGGGTAAGAGCGGCTCAAGGTCTATTCCGTGATTATGAAAAATTGCCCTACAGATTATATGCATTTGCCCCTGGAAAGAAAGTAGCAGCATCGGTAACGGAGGAAGTCTTAAATATGGAGCCAGTAATCGGGCTAGGCGAATTTGAACATTTTACTTATAGTAAGGGGGATGAGGATGACTTCCTGAAGGCTTCCTGGGTAAGAGAAAAAGGGGGATTTATGAACGGGCATTGGGGCTTGACTGCTCTTCCAGATATGATCTTAAATTATTTACCTGCCATTGGTACATCCAATAATCATGATGTTTGGAATGGGGACGATATTGAGAAAAGTATTCGTTACGGTTTTCCAACCCAAATTAAGTTTGGTGTAGGGAGCAGTGAAGTAATAAAAACATTGCTTCGTTCCATTGTAGACCGTAAATTTCCAACAGATAATTTTATGTTATGTACGGATAATATCTCAATTGAAAGGTTACTTAAGATGGGGCATATGGATTGGATTATCTCACTCTGTACGGAGATGGGGATCAGCCCGATAAAAGCTATTAAAATGGCAACATTAAATACAGCCAAATCCTACCACATGGAAGATCAAATTGGATCTTTAACACCTGGGCGTTTTGCAGACATTGTATTGACAGACAGCTTATCGAAAATAAATCCACTTTATGTATTTAAAGATGGTGAATTGATTGCACAGGGCAAAAAATTATTAAAGAAAATCGAGATAGACTACTCTTCCATGTGTACGGAGGGTGTACAGGGTTTAGAGGACTTAACACCGGCTGAGTTAGACATTGTACCTTTTGAAGTTTCCGAAGATGGGAAAAAAGCAAAAGTCTATTTATTTGATGTATATGGGCGAGGTCATGAAAAGTTTTACCAAGAAATTTGGGTGCCAATAGTAAATGGCAAGATTATTCCGGAATATCAAGGTGAGAAATTAAGCCGCCTGTCTGTTATCCAACGATATGCAGATGGAAAACGCCATGTTGTAAATGGATTATTTAAAGGTGTTTATATCGAACATGGTGCAGTAGCAACTTTCTGGTCAGCGCCATCACCGTATTTCGTTGTAGTTGGACAGGAAAGTGAAGAGATGTGCTTCTGTGCAAAAGAAGTTGATAAATATTCTGGAGCATGTATTGTATCAGACGATAAAGCGATTAAAAGTGTGATGCCTCTTGAAATTTATGGCGCCATGGCTAATATGACTGTGGATGAATTAACTAATAGTGCTGACGCCATTGATGCAGCTTTGGAAGAAATGGGTAACCGCAACGAAGGGGAGCCGGTAGTGAATAAACTTTTAAGTTTGTTTATTTCTCTGCATCGTTTCCGCATCATGAAATAA
- a CDS encoding LacI family DNA-binding transcriptional regulator → MTTLKDIAEHANVSACTVSRYLNQNIVVKKETEERIQLAIKELGYVPNVVAKALKRKETTNVAVILPKINSLYYSEITSGISQTLGKHHYNLFIYEVDNLNLSENEILQLMRENMVAGIIIIGLFSDLSFKDNIPSFLECGIPVVYANRCIPYSGFPLVYPDLTKAGRIGAEYLFSKGKNKLALVHKKLPNDVLELFLEGISQASKYEQKPLIIEIDDNMNLSKDCVPILLENNIDGAFVLNELSAVYLTKALVHRDVRICEDLAVLSLGNSLLSQISTPELTCVDLQNQELGIRSAEIILSEIQKEKFEPVTILEPFIVERKSS, encoded by the coding sequence ATGACAACTCTGAAAGATATTGCAGAACACGCTAATGTAAGTGCTTGTACCGTTTCTAGATATTTAAACCAAAATATTGTTGTGAAAAAAGAAACAGAGGAAAGAATCCAACTCGCTATTAAAGAACTGGGATATGTACCAAATGTAGTTGCAAAAGCATTAAAACGTAAGGAAACTACGAATGTTGCGGTAATCTTACCAAAGATTAATAGTCTTTATTATTCTGAGATCACTTCTGGAATCAGTCAAACTTTAGGAAAACATCATTATAATTTATTTATTTATGAAGTAGACAATTTAAATTTAAGTGAAAATGAAATACTACAACTTATGCGTGAAAATATGGTAGCTGGAATTATCATTATTGGGTTATTTTCGGACCTATCATTTAAAGATAATATTCCTAGTTTTTTAGAATGTGGTATTCCTGTTGTCTATGCAAATAGATGTATTCCGTACTCCGGTTTTCCATTAGTGTATCCGGATTTAACCAAAGCAGGTAGGATAGGGGCAGAATATCTATTTTCAAAAGGTAAAAATAAATTAGCTTTAGTTCATAAAAAGTTGCCTAACGATGTACTTGAATTATTCTTGGAAGGAATTAGTCAAGCAAGCAAGTATGAGCAAAAGCCTTTAATTATAGAAATCGACGATAATATGAATTTATCAAAAGATTGTGTGCCAATTCTTCTTGAAAACAATATTGATGGTGCATTTGTCCTGAATGAATTGAGTGCAGTTTATTTAACTAAGGCACTAGTTCATCGTGATGTTCGGATATGTGAGGATCTTGCTGTTTTGAGTTTGGGGAATTCTCTATTGTCCCAAATTTCTACACCTGAGCTAACTTGTGTGGATTTGCAGAATCAGGAATTAGGCATAAGAAGTGCTGAGATTATTCTGAGTGAAATTCAAAAAGAAAAGTTTGAGCCAGTAACTATTTTAGAACCGTTTATTGTTGAACGGAAATCTTCATGA